The Bacillota bacterium genome has a window encoding:
- the cimA gene encoding citramalate synthase, giving the protein MRAVEVYDTTLRDGAQTEGISFSVEDKLKITQKLDRMGFHYVEGGYPGSNPKDMEYFARVRELRLENARVTAFGSTRKKNVRPADDENLSVILKSGATIATLVGKSWDFHVTRALGTTLEENLAMIRESIAYLRDQGLTVIYDAEHFFDGYKANREYALATLEAAAAGGAAGLVLCDTNGGMLSWEIGPVVELVCGSFDLPVGIHAHNDTGMAVANTLAAVQAGAGQVQGTVNGYGERCGNADLCVVVPNLSLKCGMITIPAERVRRMVELSRYVSEVANIHPNPQQPYVGMSAFASKAGLHVNALMKDPLTYEHINPEAVGNRRRVLVSELSGLSNMLHKLRELNHDLPTQGESARQVLDQLKELEHQGFQFESAEGSFELLLMKASNNYQKPFILETLRILNELKEGGTVHSEATIKLQVGDKMVHTAAEGNGPVNALDNALRKALEQFYPSIKKMRLTDYKVRVLNETAGTGALVRVLIETADGQRSWVTVGVSPNIIEASWQALADSFAYGLLKKDSHD; this is encoded by the coding sequence ATGCGTGCGGTAGAGGTTTATGATACCACGCTGCGTGACGGAGCGCAGACGGAAGGGATATCCTTTTCCGTCGAGGATAAATTAAAAATCACCCAAAAGCTCGACCGGATGGGCTTCCATTACGTCGAAGGGGGCTACCCAGGCTCCAACCCCAAGGACATGGAGTATTTCGCCCGTGTCCGCGAGCTAAGGCTTGAAAACGCCCGGGTTACGGCGTTCGGCTCCACCAGGAAGAAGAACGTCCGTCCGGCGGATGATGAAAACCTGTCGGTAATCCTAAAATCCGGGGCCACAATAGCCACACTCGTCGGGAAGAGCTGGGATTTTCACGTAACCCGGGCGCTCGGTACCACCCTTGAGGAAAACCTGGCGATGATCCGGGAGTCGATCGCTTACCTCCGGGACCAAGGGCTGACGGTGATTTACGACGCCGAGCATTTCTTCGACGGTTATAAAGCAAACCGGGAGTATGCCCTCGCCACGCTTGAGGCGGCCGCCGCCGGCGGCGCGGCGGGTCTGGTACTCTGCGACACCAACGGCGGCATGCTTTCCTGGGAGATCGGTCCGGTGGTGGAGTTGGTCTGCGGGAGTTTCGACCTCCCGGTGGGGATACACGCCCATAACGACACCGGCATGGCGGTGGCCAATACCCTTGCGGCCGTCCAGGCCGGCGCGGGACAGGTGCAGGGAACGGTTAACGGATACGGCGAACGCTGCGGCAACGCCGACCTCTGCGTGGTGGTTCCCAATCTTTCATTGAAGTGCGGTATGATAACCATTCCGGCGGAAAGGGTGCGGCGTATGGTGGAGCTGTCCCGTTACGTCAGCGAGGTCGCCAACATTCACCCGAACCCGCAGCAGCCTTATGTCGGGATGAGCGCCTTCGCCAGTAAAGCCGGTCTGCACGTCAACGCGCTGATGAAAGACCCGCTAACTTACGAGCACATTAACCCGGAAGCGGTGGGCAACCGCCGCCGGGTTCTTGTCTCGGAACTATCCGGTCTGTCGAACATGCTTCACAAACTCCGCGAATTGAACCATGACCTGCCGACACAGGGGGAATCGGCCCGCCAGGTCCTGGATCAGTTGAAGGAGCTCGAACACCAGGGGTTTCAGTTTGAGAGCGCCGAAGGTTCCTTCGAGCTTTTGCTCATGAAGGCTTCGAACAACTACCAGAAGCCCTTCATATTAGAAACCCTTCGTATCCTTAACGAGCTGAAGGAAGGCGGCACCGTTCATTCCGAAGCCACGATCAAGCTCCAGGTGGGAGACAAGATGGTCCACACCGCCGCCGAGGGCAACGGTCCCGTCAACGCACTCGACAACGCGCTTCGCAAGGCCCTGGAACAGTTTTATCCCTCCATAAAAAAAATGCGGCTTACCGACTATAAGGTGCGCGTACTGAATGAAACAGCCGGCACGGGCGCACTGGTCCGCGTGCTTATCGAAACGGCCGACGGGCAAAGGTCCTGGGTCACCGTAGGGGTATCCCCGAACATCATCGAGGCGAGCTGGCAGGCGCTTGCGGACAGCTTTGCTTACGGCCTGCTGAAGAAGGACAGCCACGATTAA
- a CDS encoding 3-isopropylmalate dehydratase small subunit, with protein sequence MTEGNVFKFGDNVDTDLIIPARYLNTSDPAELALHCMEDADPTFAGRVQSGDVIVAGANFGCGSSREHAPVAIKAAGVACVVARSFARIFYRNAFNIGLPILECAEAESVPTGSRVRVDLDTGRITVVGTGQEYQARPIPPFMQAIVTAGGLIPYVIGRAEAGK encoded by the coding sequence ATGACTGAAGGAAACGTCTTTAAATTCGGCGATAACGTCGACACGGACCTTATCATCCCGGCGCGTTACCTTAACACCAGCGACCCGGCGGAACTGGCGCTCCACTGTATGGAAGACGCCGATCCCACATTCGCCGGACGCGTTCAATCAGGCGACGTGATAGTGGCCGGGGCCAATTTCGGGTGCGGTTCCTCGCGGGAGCACGCGCCTGTGGCCATCAAGGCCGCCGGTGTGGCCTGCGTGGTGGCCCGAAGCTTTGCACGGATATTTTACCGGAACGCTTTCAACATCGGGCTTCCCATTCTCGAATGCGCTGAAGCCGAATCGGTACCGACGGGAAGCCGGGTGCGGGTCGATCTCGACACAGGCAGGATCACCGTGGTCGGCACCGGGCAGGAGTACCAGGCCCGGCCGATTCCGCCGTTTATGCAGGCGATTGTTACGGCGGGAGGGCTCATACCTTACGTTATCGGCAGGGCGGAAGCCGGTAAATAG